A window of Luoshenia tenuis contains these coding sequences:
- a CDS encoding LysR family transcriptional regulator, whose protein sequence is MNIQQLRYVAEVARTQSISQAAKNLYMGQPNLSKAIKELEGELGISLFRRNARGVEPTGEGLQFLRHAREILDKMDALQSLYAPREEGEKRLEVSAPRATYIATAFARFMAEYAAGDEALEVQYKETHSMEVIEDVAGGRSALGVLRYQDIYEEHFLGLLAEHHLQHEHLWSFRMGLVMHKDHPLSLLHNIPYLMLGKYPQLVHGDFQVPALPPERLENLQRVQQVQKRIYIYDRGSQFDLLRTVPGAYLWASPVPPEELSRHGLVQVRCTDAGVNKDVVIYPRRESLPPEGRRLIALLQAGVRALR, encoded by the coding sequence GTGAACATTCAGCAGCTGCGCTACGTGGCGGAGGTAGCCCGGACCCAGAGCATCTCCCAGGCCGCAAAGAACCTGTACATGGGCCAGCCCAACCTGTCCAAGGCCATCAAAGAGCTGGAGGGGGAGCTGGGCATCAGCCTGTTCCGGCGCAACGCCCGGGGGGTGGAGCCCACCGGCGAGGGGCTGCAGTTTCTGCGCCACGCACGGGAGATATTAGATAAAATGGACGCGCTGCAATCCCTGTACGCGCCGCGGGAGGAGGGGGAAAAGCGCCTGGAGGTATCCGCGCCCCGGGCCACCTACATCGCCACCGCCTTTGCCCGGTTCATGGCCGAGTACGCCGCCGGGGACGAGGCGCTGGAGGTGCAGTACAAGGAGACCCACTCCATGGAAGTGATCGAGGATGTGGCGGGCGGGCGCAGCGCGCTGGGGGTGCTGCGCTATCAGGACATCTATGAGGAACACTTTTTAGGACTGTTGGCCGAGCACCACCTGCAGCACGAGCACCTGTGGTCCTTCCGGATGGGGCTGGTGATGCACAAGGACCACCCGCTCTCGCTGCTGCACAACATCCCCTACCTGATGCTGGGGAAATACCCCCAGCTGGTCCACGGGGATTTTCAGGTGCCGGCGCTGCCGCCCGAGCGGCTGGAGAACCTGCAGCGGGTGCAGCAGGTGCAAAAGCGCATCTATATTTACGACCGGGGCAGCCAGTTTGACCTGCTGCGCACCGTGCCGGGGGCCTACCTGTGGGCCAGCCCGGTGCCCCCGGAGGAGCTGAGCCGCCACGGCCTGGTGCAGGTGCGCTGCACGGACGCGGGGGTGAACAAGGACGTGGTGATCTACCCCCGGCGGGAGAGCCTGCCCCCGGAGGGGCGGCGGCTGATCGCCCTGCTGCAGGCGGGGGTGCGCGCGCTGCGGTAG
- a CDS encoding response regulator: MRNKISHFLIISLLASALLCIGVFSSLLIYMNHKQEETIEAVSGIYMSGMNRQIIKQFGLIFDNYMEAVEQIDESITPDMDEAQIYQTLAATGQTQGFEALAFCSAEGKMEKIYGELFASLDPEPFLASLERGDKRISTGADASGNKKVLIGVPLRDSVAEKLGHISLIAAVPVDNISDALNLYSEDMLIYSFVIRRDGSFVIRSYDAYRESYFERIRSEYQRLDGKDAEQYVEELASAMRNGEDYSAVFLAKQGDKRQLQCTVLPYSEWYLITVMPYGPLNGQVEQMSSQWLLATIGSCAVILLALLLIFMRYMQLNRMQLKELEDARHLAEQASRSKSEFLSNMSHDIRTPMNAIVGMTAIATANIDDTQKVRNCLKKITLSSRHLLGLINDVLDMSKIESGKMTLSMDRLSLREMMEGIVSIVQPQVHAKKQQFDISIYDITAETVCADGVRLNQVMLNLLSNAIKFTPEGGTIHVSMYEESSPVGEDHIRVHLRVKDNGIGMTKEFQEKLYEVFVREDNDRIKRTEGSGLGMAITKYIVDAMKGSIEVESQPGVGTEFHVTLDLQKSAEREEEMILPEWHMLVVDDDQQMCQSAAASLQSIGVRADWTLDGESAVELVCARHEARQDYDIILLDWKLPGMDGIDTAREIRRQLNEDIPILLISAYDWSEIEQEARAAGISGFISKPLFRSTLYYGLKAYANLPDEQAPEGEAPIELAGRRILVAEDNELNWEIAQDLLEDVGLELEWAENGKICVDKFAGAPVGRYDAILMDIRMPEMNGYEAAQAIRSLERPDAGIPIIAMTADAFVEDIQKCMQYGMNAHIAKPIDIDEVLGLLKKFIQ; this comes from the coding sequence ATGAGAAACAAGATATCCCACTTTTTGATCATCAGCCTGCTCGCCAGCGCGCTGTTGTGCATCGGCGTTTTCTCCTCTCTGCTGATTTATATGAACCATAAGCAGGAGGAAACGATCGAAGCTGTAAGCGGAATCTATATGTCCGGGATGAACAGGCAGATCATCAAACAGTTCGGCCTGATCTTTGATAACTACATGGAAGCGGTCGAGCAGATCGACGAGTCGATCACGCCGGATATGGATGAAGCGCAAATATACCAGACGCTGGCTGCCACTGGGCAGACACAGGGATTTGAGGCCCTGGCCTTTTGCTCGGCAGAGGGAAAGATGGAAAAGATATATGGCGAACTGTTTGCTTCGCTGGATCCGGAACCGTTTTTAGCATCGTTAGAGCGGGGGGATAAGAGGATATCAACGGGCGCGGACGCGTCGGGTAACAAGAAGGTTTTGATCGGCGTGCCCCTTCGGGACAGTGTGGCGGAAAAGCTGGGGCATATCTCCCTTATCGCAGCCGTACCGGTTGACAATATCAGCGATGCGCTGAACCTGTACAGCGAGGATATGCTGATCTACTCCTTTGTGATACGCCGGGACGGCAGCTTTGTGATACGGAGCTACGACGCGTATCGGGAAAGCTATTTTGAGCGCATCCGCTCGGAGTATCAGCGGCTGGATGGCAAAGATGCGGAGCAGTATGTGGAGGAGCTCGCCAGCGCCATGCGTAATGGTGAGGACTACTCGGCGGTGTTCCTTGCAAAGCAAGGAGATAAAAGGCAGCTGCAATGCACCGTTTTACCCTATTCGGAGTGGTACCTGATAACGGTGATGCCCTATGGCCCGCTAAATGGGCAGGTAGAACAGATGAGCAGCCAGTGGCTGCTGGCGACGATCGGCAGCTGCGCGGTCATTTTGCTGGCGCTTTTGCTGATATTTATGCGCTATATGCAGCTAAACCGGATGCAGCTAAAGGAGCTGGAGGACGCCAGGCATCTTGCCGAACAGGCCAGCAGATCCAAAAGCGAGTTCCTCTCCAACATGAGCCATGATATACGGACGCCTATGAACGCCATTGTGGGGATGACCGCCATCGCCACGGCCAATATAGACGATACCCAGAAGGTGCGCAACTGCCTGAAGAAGATAACCTTATCCAGCCGGCACCTGCTGGGCCTGATCAACGATGTGCTGGACATGTCCAAGATCGAGAGCGGAAAGATGACGCTGAGCATGGACCGCCTCTCCCTGCGGGAGATGATGGAGGGCATCGTCAGCATTGTACAGCCCCAGGTGCATGCAAAAAAACAGCAGTTTGATATCTCCATCTACGATATTACCGCCGAGACGGTATGCGCGGACGGCGTGCGGCTCAACCAGGTGATGCTCAACCTGCTGTCCAACGCGATCAAGTTCACGCCCGAGGGCGGTACGATCCATGTATCGATGTACGAGGAGTCCTCTCCCGTTGGAGAGGACCATATCCGCGTACACCTGCGGGTAAAAGACAACGGCATCGGCATGACCAAGGAATTTCAGGAAAAGCTCTATGAGGTCTTTGTGCGGGAGGATAACGACCGGATCAAGAGGACCGAGGGAAGCGGCCTGGGCATGGCGATAACCAAATATATCGTGGACGCGATGAAGGGCAGCATCGAAGTGGAGAGCCAGCCGGGCGTGGGAACGGAATTCCACGTTACGCTGGACCTGCAAAAGAGCGCCGAGCGGGAAGAGGAGATGATCCTGCCCGAATGGCACATGCTGGTGGTAGACGACGACCAGCAGATGTGCCAGAGCGCCGCGGCGTCATTGCAATCCATCGGCGTGCGGGCGGATTGGACGTTGGATGGGGAGAGCGCGGTGGAACTGGTGTGCGCGCGCCATGAGGCGCGCCAGGACTACGATATCATCCTGCTGGACTGGAAGCTGCCGGGCATGGACGGCATAGATACGGCGCGGGAGATCCGCCGCCAGCTGAACGAGGATATCCCGATCCTGCTGATTTCGGCCTACGACTGGAGCGAGATCGAGCAGGAGGCGCGGGCGGCGGGCATAAGCGGGTTTATCTCCAAGCCGCTGTTCAGGTCCACCCTTTATTATGGGTTGAAGGCCTATGCGAATCTGCCCGATGAACAGGCGCCCGAGGGTGAAGCGCCGATAGAGCTGGCGGGCCGGCGCATACTGGTGGCAGAGGACAACGAGCTTAACTGGGAGATCGCCCAGGATCTGTTAGAGGATGTGGGCCTGGAACTGGAATGGGCAGAGAACGGGAAAATCTGCGTAGACAAGTTTGCCGGCGCTCCAGTGGGGCGGTATGACGCCATACTGATGGATATCCGCATGCCGGAAATGAACGGATACGAAGCTGCGCAGGCCATTAGAAGCCTTGAGCGCCCGGACGCCGGTATCCCCATCATCGCCATGACGGCCGACGCTTTTGTAGAGGACATCCAAAAATGCATGCAGTACGGGATGAACGCCCATATTGCAAAGCCCATCGACATCGATGAGGTGCTGGGGCTTTTGAAGAAATTCATCCAATAA
- a CDS encoding Hpt domain-containing protein — translation MTLEQCYLAVGGDYADVLAHLRKEERIRKFLLRFPEDPSYAHLCQAMESRQYDEAFRAAHTIKGLCQNLGLGRLYQSASRLTEALRAGTAPEDGALFKRVQEDYASTIAAIGKLEEGGSQAR, via the coding sequence ATGACATTGGAACAGTGTTACTTAGCGGTGGGCGGAGACTACGCCGACGTGCTGGCCCATTTGCGTAAAGAAGAGCGGATCAGAAAATTTCTGCTCCGGTTTCCGGAGGACCCAAGCTATGCGCATTTATGCCAAGCGATGGAGAGCCGGCAATATGACGAGGCGTTTCGCGCGGCGCATACCATTAAAGGGCTATGCCAGAACCTGGGCCTTGGCCGGCTGTACCAATCCGCCAGCAGGCTGACAGAGGCGCTGCGCGCAGGGACGGCGCCTGAGGACGGCGCCCTGTTTAAGCGCGTGCAGGAAGATTATGCCAGCACGATAGCCGCCATCGGCAAGCTGGAAGAGGGAGGATCACAAGCGAGATGA
- a CDS encoding bifunctional diguanylate cyclase/phosphohydrolase, with translation MVFIFNAEERKERILIVDDAQMNRAILADMLEADYEIIEAENGVEAVSILQKRSGEISLVLLDMVMPEMDGFEVLDVMEQEHWMDSIPVIMISAESDVIQMQRAYDKGVVDFILRPFDERIVRRRVVNTILLYTNQKKLIELVAEEIWEKERVSNLMIEILSHVVEFRNEESGQHILRIHVLTELFLKHLAGKTQRYHLSPADISLIVMASALHDIGKIAVDERILNKPARLTDEEFEIIKTHTLLGAKMLDNLPIYTDEPLLKVAYQICRWHHERYDGRGYPDGLAGDDIPIAAQVVALADVYDALTSERCYKKAYSHETAVNMILEGQCGTFNPLLMECLREMDDGLEETIKKSESAQNQHELWKTMQEALRNKDVSISDRSLRQLNHERMKANFYADMSGEIQFEYTLAPEMLTLSDWGARKLGLEKIIADQKHDQAIRQIGGADKLDTISKAIRSTTPEAPVVRYECELHHDGQPRWYQIVARSIWEEGTPPKYVGAIGKAVDIHESLMRLMELEKQASYDMMTDLLNRYYAERYIKERLAKNQNAEFVLALLDLDEFKRANDTNGHLFGDRMLQHVAQLLRQAVRGSDIIARAGGDEFLVFLKYTEDTDLDAIISRIFNMLTGSYHGFKISISMGAAQTATVGYDYDRLFQAADQALYSAKKAGKGRYCYYDATMRNTLSAISPIDGQDNKAPDLRGGGVQ, from the coding sequence GTGGTCTTCATCTTTAACGCTGAAGAAAGGAAAGAAAGGATACTGATCGTTGACGATGCTCAGATGAATCGCGCCATACTGGCGGATATGCTGGAGGCCGATTATGAGATCATCGAGGCGGAAAATGGCGTAGAGGCAGTTTCCATCCTGCAAAAACGATCCGGGGAGATCTCGCTGGTGCTGCTGGATATGGTCATGCCCGAAATGGATGGCTTTGAAGTACTGGATGTGATGGAACAGGAACACTGGATGGACAGCATCCCGGTCATCATGATCTCTGCGGAAAGCGACGTTATACAGATGCAGCGGGCTTACGACAAGGGCGTGGTGGACTTTATTTTGCGGCCCTTTGACGAGCGCATCGTCCGCCGGCGGGTCGTCAATACGATATTGCTTTATACCAACCAGAAAAAGCTCATCGAATTGGTGGCGGAGGAGATATGGGAAAAAGAGCGCGTCAGCAACCTGATGATCGAAATACTCAGCCACGTAGTGGAATTCCGCAACGAAGAAAGCGGGCAGCATATTTTGCGCATCCATGTTTTGACCGAGCTTTTTTTGAAGCACCTGGCGGGCAAGACGCAGCGGTACCACCTCTCGCCGGCGGATATCTCGCTGATCGTAATGGCATCCGCGCTGCACGATATTGGAAAGATCGCCGTAGATGAACGCATACTGAACAAACCGGCGCGGCTGACCGATGAGGAGTTTGAGATCATCAAGACCCATACGCTGCTTGGCGCCAAGATGTTGGATAATCTGCCGATCTATACGGACGAACCGCTTTTAAAGGTAGCCTACCAGATCTGCCGCTGGCACCATGAGCGCTATGATGGCCGCGGGTACCCGGATGGATTGGCGGGAGACGATATCCCGATCGCCGCGCAGGTGGTGGCCCTGGCCGATGTGTATGACGCGCTGACCAGCGAGCGGTGCTATAAAAAAGCGTACAGCCATGAAACGGCGGTCAATATGATCCTGGAAGGGCAATGCGGCACCTTCAACCCCCTGCTGATGGAATGCCTCAGGGAGATGGATGACGGGCTGGAGGAGACGATCAAAAAGAGTGAATCGGCCCAAAACCAGCATGAGCTGTGGAAGACGATGCAGGAGGCGCTGCGCAACAAGGATGTAAGCATTTCGGACCGATCCTTACGGCAGCTGAACCATGAGCGGATGAAGGCGAATTTCTACGCCGATATGAGCGGGGAGATCCAATTTGAATATACGCTGGCGCCGGAGATGCTGACTTTATCGGATTGGGGTGCGCGTAAGCTGGGGCTTGAAAAGATCATTGCCGACCAAAAGCATGACCAGGCCATCCGGCAGATCGGCGGGGCGGATAAGCTGGATACCATCAGCAAAGCGATACGTTCCACCACGCCGGAGGCCCCGGTGGTACGCTATGAATGTGAGCTGCACCATGACGGCCAGCCCAGGTGGTACCAGATCGTGGCCAGATCGATCTGGGAGGAGGGCACGCCCCCCAAATATGTAGGGGCTATAGGCAAGGCGGTGGATATACACGAATCGCTGATGCGGCTGATGGAACTGGAAAAACAGGCCTCCTACGACATGATGACAGACCTTCTAAACAGATACTATGCCGAAAGGTATATTAAAGAGCGGCTGGCGAAAAACCAAAACGCTGAATTTGTGCTGGCATTGCTTGATCTGGACGAGTTTAAGCGCGCCAACGACACCAACGGCCATCTGTTTGGGGACCGTATGCTTCAGCACGTGGCACAGCTGCTGCGCCAGGCTGTGCGCGGCAGCGATATCATAGCGCGGGCGGGCGGAGACGAGTTTTTGGTCTTTCTCAAATATACGGAGGATACGGACCTGGATGCCATCATCAGCCGGATATTTAATATGCTGACAGGATCGTACCACGGGTTTAAGATCTCCATCAGCATGGGGGCTGCCCAGACCGCCACGGTGGGTTATGATTATGACAGATTGTTTCAGGCGGCTGACCAGGCCCTTTACAGCGCCAAAAAAGCCGGGAAGGGGCGCTACTGCTATTACGATGCAACCATGCGCAACACGCTTTCCGCCATTTCGCCCATTGACGGGCAGGATAACAAGGCGCCAGATTTGAGAGGGGGAGGCGTACAATGA
- a CDS encoding collagen-like protein, with the protein MGPTGPTGATGPAGIGLPGPTGPTGSTGLPGPTGPTGPAGAAGRTGDEGHIGETGPTGPTGSTGLPGPTGATGPAGSGLPGPTGPTGSTGLPGPTGSAGLPGPTGPTGSTGLPGPTDPTGPAGAAGRTGDEGHIGETGATGPTGPTGAAGLSGPTGPTGPTGAAGLSGPTGPTGPTGATGPTGSTGLPGPTGPTGATGAAGLSGPTGPTGSTGLPGPTGSTGATGPTGATGPTGPAGAAGLSGPTGATGSTGLSGPTGPTGPTGAAGLSGPTGPTGATGPTGPAAALPDDVFASFYNPQTPLTVGDQISLLPSVTDPTGQIALTSTTQIALAAGYYLVSYKVSALFQSPNYMQITPYYNNAPHLEAGIYFATTANGSSATGSAHFILYAPTSTTFSLTYSGSANATDGEVNLTFLKLRRPL; encoded by the coding sequence ATGGGCCCTACTGGCCCCACCGGCGCTACGGGTCCTGCGGGTATCGGCCTGCCTGGCCCCACGGGGCCCACGGGTTCCACCGGTCTGCCTGGCCCTACTGGCCCTACCGGGCCTGCGGGAGCTGCCGGACGCACCGGTGACGAGGGACATATCGGCGAAACCGGCCCCACCGGGCCCACTGGTTCTACCGGTCTGCCCGGCCCTACCGGTGCTACCGGACCTGCGGGTAGCGGCCTGCCTGGCCCCACGGGGCCCACGGGTTCCACCGGTCTGCCCGGCCCTACTGGCTCCGCCGGTCTGCCCGGCCCTACTGGGCCCACTGGCTCCACCGGTCTGCCCGGCCCTACCGACCCCACCGGGCCCGCAGGTGCTGCCGGACGCACCGGCGACGAGGGACATATCGGCGAAACCGGCGCTACCGGGCCTACTGGCCCTACTGGCGCTGCGGGTCTGTCCGGCCCTACTGGCCCCACCGGCCCTACCGGCGCTGCGGGTCTGTCCGGCCCCACCGGCCCTACCGGACCCACCGGTGCTACCGGGCCTACGGGCTCCACCGGTCTGCCCGGGCCTACTGGCCCTACCGGCGCTACCGGCGCTGCGGGTCTGTCCGGCCCTACTGGGCCTACTGGCTCCACCGGTCTGCCCGGCCCTACTGGCTCCACCGGTGCTACCGGGCCTACCGGTGCTACCGGGCCTACCGGCCCTGCCGGCGCTGCGGGTCTGTCCGGCCCCACTGGCGCTACTGGCTCCACCGGTCTGTCCGGGCCGACTGGCCCTACCGGCCCTACCGGCGCTGCGGGTCTGTCCGGCCCTACTGGGCCCACCGGTGCTACCGGGCCTACCGGCCCTGCTGCCGCCCTGCCCGACGATGTTTTCGCGTCCTTTTATAATCCGCAAACCCCGCTTACCGTGGGAGATCAAATATCCCTGCTCCCTTCCGTCACAGACCCGACCGGGCAGATCGCCCTCACCAGCACCACGCAGATCGCCCTGGCCGCGGGGTATTACCTGGTTTCCTACAAGGTATCCGCCCTCTTCCAGTCCCCCAACTACATGCAGATCACGCCTTATTATAATAACGCGCCGCATCTGGAGGCGGGCATCTACTTTGCCACCACCGCCAATGGCTCCAGCGCCACCGGCTCGGCCCATTTTATCCTGTACGCGCCCACCAGCACCACCTTTTCCCTGACCTATTCCGGCTCAGCCAACGCCACCGACGGCGAGGTCAACCTCACCTTTTTAAAGCTGCGCAGACCCCTGTAA
- a CDS encoding metal-sensing transcriptional repressor, whose amino-acid sequence MMADQEMILRLLRTARGQIDGIEKMVAQDRYCIDICNQILAAESVLRKANKEILRAHMGHCVRQALAGQDEVQAEVKVEEIVGLLDKMSK is encoded by the coding sequence ATGATGGCGGACCAGGAGATGATCCTGCGGCTGCTGCGCACGGCGCGCGGGCAGATCGACGGGATCGAAAAGATGGTGGCCCAGGACCGGTACTGCATCGACATCTGCAACCAGATACTGGCGGCGGAATCGGTGCTGCGCAAGGCCAATAAGGAGATCTTGCGCGCGCATATGGGCCACTGTGTGCGGCAGGCCCTGGCCGGGCAGGACGAGGTTCAGGCCGAGGTGAAGGTGGAGGAGATCGTCGGCTTGCTGGATAAGATGAGCAAGTAG
- a CDS encoding heavy metal translocating P-type ATPase translates to MTKKAFDVTGMTCSACSAHVEKAVRKVAGVQDVQVNLLGNSMNVTFDPDATNEGAICQAVEHAGYGAFPKGDEKSGGKAQAQDGAAREAQRQKKGLIASICFLVPLFYLSMGHMMGWPVPGFFLGEANAMAFALTLFLLTLPIVAINRHYFINGFKSLFHGAPTMDSLIAIGSGAALVYGVIALYRIGYALGAGDMMSVHHAAMDLYFESAGMILTLISVGKYLEARAKGKTSAAIARLVQMAPKTAVVLRDGQETELPVAQVRVGDTVVVRPGQVVPVDGEVLEGYSALDESALTGESLPVEKGPGDRVVGASINGNGHFTFTATRVGEDTAFSEIIRLVEEASASKAPIARMADKISGVFVPVVIFIALVAAVAWLIAGQSVAFALSIGIAVLVISCPCALGLATPTAIMVGTGKGAENGILIKSAEALETLHGVNAVVLDKTGTLTHGKPVLVEVIPAEGVEEDEALRITAALEQKSEHPLANAILEAAKARGLTLPGAQDFTAIPGRGLSGVVAGKRYYLGNLQLLGEQGAEAGALKAAGEAQAQSGRTPLFLADGQRALCVLAVADTLKPTSAAAVQAMREMGLEVIMLTGDNAATAQAIARQAGVDTVIADVMPQDKEAQVRQLQAQGKRVAMVGDGINDAPALARADVGLAIGAGTDVAIESADIVLTKGDLLGVPAAVQLSRATLRNIKENLFWALIYNTIGIPLAAGVFYLAFGWLLNPMFAAFAMSLSSVCVVGNALRLRLFKPKLPQVEACPVGQGACPIDLEENPGEKAAPAGEESEQAGADPAKNKEEEKMTKVLKVEGMSCMHCSARVEKALNALEGVQAKVDLEKGEATVTLSAEVEDAALKAAVEDAGYEVTGIA, encoded by the coding sequence ATGACAAAAAAAGCGTTTGACGTGACGGGCATGACCTGCTCGGCCTGCAGCGCGCACGTGGAAAAGGCGGTGCGCAAGGTGGCGGGCGTGCAGGACGTGCAGGTGAACTTGCTGGGCAACAGCATGAACGTGACCTTTGACCCGGACGCGACCAATGAGGGCGCGATCTGCCAGGCGGTGGAGCATGCCGGGTACGGCGCCTTCCCTAAGGGGGACGAAAAAAGCGGCGGCAAGGCGCAGGCGCAGGATGGCGCAGCGCGAGAGGCCCAGCGCCAGAAAAAGGGACTGATCGCCTCCATCTGCTTTTTGGTGCCGCTGTTTTACCTATCCATGGGGCACATGATGGGCTGGCCGGTGCCGGGCTTCTTTTTGGGCGAGGCCAACGCCATGGCCTTTGCGCTCACCCTGTTTTTGCTGACGCTGCCCATCGTGGCCATCAACCGGCACTACTTTATCAACGGATTTAAATCGCTGTTCCACGGCGCGCCCACCATGGACAGCCTGATCGCCATCGGCTCGGGGGCGGCGCTGGTCTACGGGGTGATCGCCCTGTACCGCATCGGCTACGCGCTGGGGGCGGGGGATATGATGAGCGTGCACCACGCCGCCATGGACCTGTACTTTGAAAGCGCGGGCATGATCCTAACGCTGATCTCGGTGGGGAAATATTTAGAGGCCCGGGCCAAGGGCAAGACCAGCGCGGCCATCGCCCGCCTGGTGCAGATGGCCCCCAAGACCGCCGTGGTGCTGCGGGACGGGCAGGAGACCGAGCTGCCGGTGGCCCAGGTGCGGGTGGGGGACACCGTGGTGGTGCGCCCCGGCCAGGTGGTGCCGGTGGACGGCGAGGTTTTAGAGGGCTACTCGGCCCTGGATGAGAGCGCGCTGACCGGCGAGAGCCTGCCGGTGGAAAAGGGCCCTGGGGACAGGGTGGTGGGCGCCTCCATCAACGGCAACGGGCACTTTACCTTTACCGCCACCCGGGTGGGGGAGGATACCGCCTTTAGCGAGATCATCCGCCTGGTGGAGGAGGCCAGCGCATCCAAGGCCCCCATCGCCCGGATGGCCGACAAGATCAGCGGGGTTTTCGTGCCGGTGGTGATATTCATCGCCCTGGTGGCGGCCGTGGCCTGGCTGATCGCGGGGCAAAGTGTGGCCTTTGCGCTTTCCATCGGCATCGCGGTGCTGGTGATCTCCTGCCCCTGCGCCCTGGGGCTGGCCACGCCCACGGCCATTATGGTGGGCACCGGCAAGGGGGCGGAAAACGGCATTCTCATCAAATCCGCCGAGGCTTTGGAGACCCTGCACGGGGTGAACGCGGTGGTGCTGGATAAGACCGGCACCCTGACGCACGGCAAGCCGGTGCTGGTGGAGGTCATCCCCGCCGAGGGCGTGGAGGAGGACGAGGCGCTGCGCATTACCGCGGCGCTGGAGCAAAAGAGCGAGCATCCGCTGGCAAACGCCATTTTAGAGGCCGCCAAGGCCCGGGGGTTGACGCTGCCCGGCGCGCAGGATTTTACCGCCATCCCCGGAAGGGGGTTAAGCGGCGTGGTGGCGGGCAAGCGCTACTATTTGGGCAACCTGCAACTATTAGGGGAGCAGGGGGCCGAGGCCGGCGCGCTGAAGGCCGCGGGGGAAGCGCAGGCGCAGAGCGGGCGCACGCCACTGTTTCTGGCGGATGGGCAAAGGGCGCTGTGCGTGCTGGCGGTGGCCGATACCTTAAAGCCCACCAGCGCCGCCGCGGTGCAGGCCATGCGGGAGATGGGGCTTGAGGTGATCATGCTCACCGGGGACAACGCGGCCACGGCCCAGGCCATCGCCCGCCAGGCGGGGGTGGATACCGTGATCGCCGACGTGATGCCCCAGGACAAGGAGGCCCAGGTGCGCCAGTTGCAGGCCCAGGGCAAGCGGGTGGCCATGGTGGGGGACGGCATCAACGATGCGCCCGCCCTGGCCCGGGCGGACGTGGGGCTGGCCATCGGCGCGGGGACGGACGTAGCCATCGAATCGGCGGACATCGTGCTGACAAAGGGCGACCTTTTGGGCGTGCCCGCGGCGGTACAGCTCAGCCGGGCCACGCTGCGCAACATCAAGGAGAACCTTTTCTGGGCGCTGATCTACAACACCATCGGCATCCCGCTGGCGGCGGGGGTGTTTTACCTGGCCTTTGGCTGGCTGCTCAACCCCATGTTTGCGGCGTTTGCCATGAGCCTGTCCAGCGTGTGCGTGGTGGGCAATGCCCTGCGGCTGCGGCTGTTTAAGCCCAAGTTGCCGCAGGTGGAGGCCTGCCCGGTGGGGCAAGGGGCCTGTCCCATTGATTTGGAAGAGAATCCCGGCGAAAAGGCGGCCCCTGCCGGGGAGGAAAGCGAGCAAGCGGGGGCAGACCCTGCAAAAAATAAGGAGGAAGAAAAGATGACGAAGGTATTGAAGGTGGAAGGCATGAGCTGCATGCATTGCAGCGCGCGGGTGGAAAAGGCGCTGAACGCTTTGGAGGGCGTGCAGGCCAAGGTGGATCTGGAAAAGGGCGAGGCCACCGTGACTTTAAGCGCAGAGGTGGAGGATGCGGCGCTCAAGGCCGCGGTGGAGGACGCCGGCTACGAGGTAACGGGCATCGCATAA